The genomic window GATTTTACCCATATAGTAGTAAATTTCCGAATTTTTGTATCCTGAAGCTTCAGCTTTAAGTAGATACTTTAATGCTTGATTATAGTTTTTTTGAGAATAGTAATATTTACCTTTTATGTAATAGGCCAGAGGTAAATTTTTACCATGCTGGATTAAAAGGTCTGCATAATGATTTGCCTTTGATAAATTCCCAGTTTTCATGTAAATAATTGCAAGTTTGTTTATTATGTCAGGGTCATTGCTGTTTTTTGCATACTTCTCCAAATAATTAAGTGCTTTTCTATAATTACCAAGTTTAAAATAAGTCTGTCCAAGGTAGTAAGTTATTTCTTTGTTATCTGAATATGCCTGTTTTGCCTTTTGTAAATATTTAAGTGCCATATTGTATAAACCTTGTTTATAGTATTCTTTCCCAAGAAGCAGATATAGTTTATATATTTTAGGTTCAATCTGGTCTGATATTAAGGGATTTATTGCCATAGCTTTTTTATAAAATTCAAGGGCATCTGAATATCTGCCTTGTTGATTATATCGGTTAGCTATTTTGATATATATCTGGGAGAGCTTATCCCTAAGGGATTTTTTTAAGGAGGGTTCTATAAAAATTGCTCTCTGATAGTGCCGCAGAGCCACAAAATAGTTTCCTTGTTTATATTCTTTGTCTGCCAGTTTTAGATAAAGGGCTGCTTTTTTTGTTTTTGCCTCCGGAGACTTGGAACGTTGATAGTATAGTAATGCAGAATTAGTATCTCCTAATTTCTCATAAATATGGGCTATTTGAGGGTATATTTTTGCAGGATTATTTGTGTAAGCAAGAGCTTTTTTGTAATAAACAAGAGCCTGTTTTAGAGCCTTTTCTTCATAGGCTTTTTGGGCTTTATCTAAATAAATTTTTACTACTTTAGGGCTTATATCCTTTTTGAGTTTAGGGTTTAATTTTAGAGCTTGTAAATAAAGCTCTAACGCTTTATCATAATTTCTCTGGCTAAAGTATATATCAGCTATTGCTTTTGTAATTTGTGGATCTTTTTTGAGTGCCTGTGCCTTTTCTAAATAATTAAGTGCTTTATTGTAATCTCCAACTGTAAGGAAATGGAAACCCAGATTTTTATAAGCATTAAATAATTTTTCCTTTATTTGAGGCATATTTTGAAGTTTTTCATAATAGGATATAGCTTTTTCAACTTGATTTTTCTTTAGATATATATCACCTGCAAGAAGTAAGGCTGACGGGTTATCTGGCTGAAGTTTTAATACTTTTTTTACGACTTCCAGAGCTTTATCTATTTCTCCGGTCTCATAAAGGATTTTTCCATATAAAAGCAAGGAGGGTATATGGTCTGGTTTAAGTCTTAAGGCTTTCTTTAAAAAAGAAATTGCTTCTGGAATATCAATTCTGTTATATGCCTTTCTGGCAAGGATATAGTATATTTCCGGGTCATTTATATGTTTTTTCTGTATTTCATCTATATCAACCTGAGAAAGTATAAAATCCAAT from Persephonella sp. includes these protein-coding regions:
- a CDS encoding tetratricopeptide repeat protein, which codes for MNFIRGKIKLLLILLFSAVLIYFGVYILQEKELYELAKDLEKQGEVAYQKKEYKKAKSLFDRALKRYDQLIILKIFKHDEINKLKNKLSQDPIMQKVAQGYIYYQGKWINEKKLEQLLKEKRRLKQKIEIYLKTAKFFNSISDIENNISIYEDAIKTIDNSPFKNEKDIKALKTRLVAKIKELSKIAAEKYKEKGNLKKVAYYYEKLLKLEKTPDPQLKKELFDIYMRIYDDYVSMEEYSKALDTLLKAKSLGIQDQSLNDKLDFILSQVDIDEIQKKHINDPEIYYILARKAYNRIDIPEAISFLKKALRLKPDHIPSLLLYGKILYETGEIDKALEVVKKVLKLQPDNPSALLLAGDIYLKKNQVEKAISYYEKLQNMPQIKEKLFNAYKNLGFHFLTVGDYNKALNYLEKAQALKKDPQITKAIADIYFSQRNYDKALELYLQALKLNPKLKKDISPKVVKIYLDKAQKAYEEKALKQALVYYKKALAYTNNPAKIYPQIAHIYEKLGDTNSALLYYQRSKSPEAKTKKAALYLKLADKEYKQGNYFVALRHYQRAIFIEPSLKKSLRDKLSQIYIKIANRYNQQGRYSDALEFYKKAMAINPLISDQIEPKIYKLYLLLGKEYYKQGLYNMALKYLQKAKQAYSDNKEITYYLGQTYFKLGNYRKALNYLEKYAKNSNDPDIINKLAIIYMKTGNLSKANHYADLLIQHGKNLPLAYYIKGKYYYSQKNYNQALKYLLKAEASGYKNSEIYYYMGKIYYDNGKYLRAITYLTKAINNGYKNENVYYIRALSYLKLKDYRKAINDLSMVLKYNPNNARAYYLRGKLYYEHGNYVKGEYRKAISDLEKAAAMGVREAERVLNKARSKAGNE